From one Deltaproteobacteria bacterium genomic stretch:
- the glmM gene encoding phosphoglucosamine mutase, translating into MRRYFGTDGVRGVANVHPMTVETAMKIGQAVAHIFKGRGARHRRILIGKDTRLSCYMFEHALAAGICSMGVDVFLVGPMPTPAIAFLTVSMRADAGVVISASHNPFQDNGIKIFAGDGFKLPDDEELRIEALMEAPVLCKERPTGRDVGKAFRIEDAQGRYIVFLKQTFPRDLTLEGLKIVIDCANGATYKVAPLVFEELGADVIKLGISPDGTNINKDCGALYPEALRREVLSQGADMGIAFDGDGDRVIVVDEKGGIVDGDHSMAICARSLIQEGRLKGNTLVATVMSNMGLEVAIEEMGGRLLRTRVGDRYVVEAMREGRYNFGGEQSGHLVFLDYITTGDGILAALQLLAVMQSTGRPLSELAKVMTAFPQVLLNVRVREKKAVEEIPGLSALQEGLLKELQGRGRILVRPSGTEPVFRVMVEGENEEKISRIAASLGEHIQEVCGTPCT; encoded by the coding sequence GTGAGGAGATACTTTGGAACGGATGGGGTGAGAGGGGTGGCAAACGTCCATCCCATGACCGTAGAAACGGCCATGAAGATCGGGCAGGCAGTGGCCCATATCTTCAAGGGCCGGGGGGCGAGGCACAGAAGGATCCTCATAGGAAAGGATACGCGTCTTTCCTGCTACATGTTCGAGCACGCCCTTGCTGCTGGCATCTGCTCCATGGGGGTGGACGTCTTTCTCGTAGGGCCCATGCCGACCCCTGCCATTGCGTTTCTCACTGTTAGCATGCGGGCTGACGCGGGCGTGGTCATCTCCGCATCTCACAACCCGTTTCAGGACAACGGCATAAAGATCTTTGCAGGCGACGGGTTCAAGCTTCCGGACGATGAGGAGCTCCGCATCGAGGCCCTGATGGAGGCCCCTGTGCTCTGCAAGGAGCGGCCCACCGGCCGCGACGTGGGAAAGGCCTTTCGAATCGAGGACGCGCAGGGCCGCTACATCGTATTTCTTAAGCAGACCTTTCCGAGAGATCTCACCCTTGAGGGCTTGAAGATCGTAATCGATTGTGCCAACGGTGCCACGTACAAGGTCGCCCCCCTCGTTTTCGAGGAGTTGGGCGCCGATGTGATCAAGTTGGGCATATCACCCGACGGGACGAACATCAACAAGGATTGCGGGGCCTTGTATCCAGAGGCACTGAGAAGGGAGGTCCTGTCTCAGGGAGCCGACATGGGGATCGCCTTCGACGGGGACGGGGATCGGGTGATCGTCGTGGACGAAAAGGGCGGGATCGTGGACGGGGATCACAGCATGGCCATCTGCGCCCGATCCCTCATCCAGGAGGGTCGTCTCAAAGGCAACACACTGGTGGCCACGGTCATGAGCAACATGGGGCTTGAGGTGGCCATCGAAGAGATGGGCGGGCGGCTCCTGAGGACCAGGGTCGGAGACCGGTATGTGGTCGAGGCCATGCGCGAGGGCCGGTACAATTTCGGTGGTGAGCAATCGGGCCACCTCGTCTTTCTGGACTACATCACCACCGGAGACGGAATACTTGCCGCCCTTCAGCTCCTTGCCGTCATGCAGTCGACCGGCAGGCCCCTTTCGGAGCTCGCCAAGGTCATGACGGCCTTTCCTCAGGTCCTCCTCAACGTGCGGGTGCGGGAAAAGAAGGCGGTGGAGGAGATCCCGGGCCTATCCGCCTTGCAGGAAGGTCTGCTTAAAGAGCTTCAGGGCCGGGGGCGCATCCTCGTCCGGCCTTCAGGGACAGAGCCGGTCTTCCGTGTCATGGTGGAGGGAGAAAACGAGGAGAAGATCTCGCGCATCGCCGCTTCCCTTGGCGAGCACATCCAGGAGGTATGCGGCACACCCTGTACTTAA
- the ftsZ gene encoding cell division protein FtsZ has translation MSFEFADTEHTARIKVIGVGGGGGNAVNNMISAELRGVEFIAANTDAQVLEMSRAAVKIQLGKSLTKGLGAGANPEVGREAAEESAEEIRSAIEGSDMVFITAGMGGGTGTGGAPVIAEISKELGALTVAVVTKPFAFEGKRRMKQAEDGIERLRKVVDTIITIPNDRLRKLAQANTPFYEMFKKADEVLYYAVRGISDLIVVHGYVNVDFADVRTVMGEMGMALMGTGVARGERRAVEAVQMAIANPLLEDVSISGARGILMNITASSANLTMDEVDEASMLIHNEAHEDANIIWGTVFDDAAGDELRVTVIATGIGAELRQPADEQVVRNLNILKKARPEQETGYSGPAFPSETKRQIRRPHTIQSPLDEVDWDQLDRPTFLRKKAD, from the coding sequence ATGTCGTTTGAATTCGCGGATACAGAACATACGGCGCGCATCAAGGTAATAGGTGTCGGCGGCGGGGGAGGAAACGCGGTCAATAATATGATCTCCGCCGAGCTCAGGGGGGTGGAGTTCATCGCCGCAAACACGGACGCCCAGGTCCTCGAGATGTCCCGTGCCGCAGTCAAGATCCAGCTCGGCAAAAGCCTGACCAAAGGCCTCGGGGCCGGTGCCAATCCCGAGGTCGGACGGGAGGCCGCTGAAGAGAGCGCGGAAGAGATCCGTTCCGCGATCGAGGGCAGCGACATGGTCTTCATCACCGCTGGGATGGGCGGAGGAACAGGTACGGGAGGCGCCCCGGTCATTGCGGAGATCAGCAAGGAACTCGGCGCCCTTACGGTGGCCGTGGTCACCAAACCCTTCGCCTTCGAGGGCAAGAGGCGCATGAAACAGGCGGAGGATGGGATCGAGCGTCTCAGAAAGGTCGTAGACACCATCATCACCATCCCAAACGACCGTCTCCGCAAACTTGCACAGGCCAACACCCCTTTTTACGAGATGTTCAAAAAGGCCGACGAGGTCCTCTACTATGCGGTGAGGGGGATATCGGACCTCATCGTGGTCCACGGATACGTGAACGTGGACTTCGCCGACGTCCGTACCGTCATGGGAGAAATGGGAATGGCCCTGATGGGTACGGGTGTTGCCCGGGGTGAACGCCGTGCTGTAGAGGCGGTCCAGATGGCCATAGCAAACCCCCTCCTCGAAGACGTCTCCATCAGCGGTGCCCGCGGGATCCTCATGAACATCACCGCGAGCAGCGCCAATCTCACCATGGACGAGGTGGACGAGGCCTCCATGCTCATCCACAACGAGGCCCATGAGGACGCCAACATCATCTGGGGGACGGTCTTTGACGACGCAGCCGGTGACGAACTCCGGGTCACTGTCATTGCCACGGGGATCGGGGCGGAACTCCGCCAGCCTGCGGATGAACAGGTCGTCAGAAACCTGAACATCCTGAAAAAGGCCCGGCCAGAGCAGGAGACCGGGTACTCTGGCCCTGCGTTTCCATCAGAGACAAAACGCCAGATCCGAAGGCCTCACACGATCCAGTCCCCGCTTGACGAGGTGGACTGGGATCAACTGGACAGACCGACCTTCCTGCGAAAAAAGGCGGACTGA
- the ftsA gene encoding cell division protein FtsA gives MTARSPDIVVGLDIGTTKICAIVGEAGEAGMDIIGVGTHPSNGLRKGVVVNVESTVSSIKKAVEEAELMAGFEIGKVYVGIAGSHIKGFNSHGVIAIKGQEVTQDDVDRVIEAARAVAIPLDREVIHILPQEYIIDDQHGIHDPVGMVGVRLEAKVHIVTGAVTAAQNLIKCANRAGLDVIDIVLQPLASGEAVLTQEEKDLGVALVDFGGGTTDLSIFIDGSIKHTSVLGLGGNNLTNDIAVGLKTPMAEAEKIKFLYGTCLSSLVQRDEVIEVPSVGGRKPRMLSRHILAEILEPRVEEILTIVDTEIQKTGLKSDLTSGIVITGGSSLLPGIAEIADQIFQLPTRIGYPKGITGLVDVVHSPMYATAVGLVLYGAEHMPSKQFRIRDGNIFHRVSSRMRSWFGI, from the coding sequence ATGACCGCAAGATCCCCTGACATCGTCGTCGGCCTCGATATCGGCACGACCAAGATCTGCGCCATCGTCGGAGAAGCCGGCGAGGCCGGCATGGACATCATCGGAGTCGGCACACACCCTTCCAACGGTCTGCGCAAGGGCGTGGTCGTAAACGTGGAAAGCACGGTCTCCTCCATCAAGAAGGCCGTGGAAGAGGCCGAACTCATGGCGGGCTTCGAGATCGGAAAGGTCTATGTGGGGATCGCTGGTAGTCACATCAAGGGTTTCAACAGCCACGGCGTCATTGCCATCAAGGGCCAGGAAGTGACACAGGACGACGTAGACCGGGTGATCGAGGCGGCCCGGGCCGTGGCCATCCCCTTAGACAGGGAAGTCATCCATATCCTTCCCCAGGAATACATCATCGACGACCAGCACGGCATCCACGACCCGGTCGGCATGGTGGGTGTCCGGCTTGAGGCCAAGGTCCACATCGTGACCGGTGCGGTCACAGCCGCCCAGAACCTCATCAAGTGCGCGAACCGGGCGGGACTTGACGTCATCGACATCGTCCTGCAGCCCCTTGCCTCTGGCGAGGCCGTCCTGACCCAGGAGGAGAAGGATCTAGGAGTCGCCCTCGTGGACTTCGGCGGGGGGACCACGGATCTGAGCATATTCATCGACGGCTCCATCAAACACACGTCCGTCCTGGGACTCGGGGGCAACAACCTCACGAACGACATCGCCGTCGGCCTCAAGACCCCCATGGCCGAGGCGGAAAAGATAAAATTTCTCTACGGCACCTGTCTCAGCTCCCTTGTCCAGCGGGACGAGGTAATCGAGGTGCCGAGCGTGGGCGGGCGAAAACCCCGCATGCTCTCCCGCCACATACTCGCTGAGATCCTGGAACCCCGGGTGGAGGAGATCCTCACCATCGTGGATACGGAGATCCAGAAGACTGGGCTCAAATCTGATCTCACCTCAGGCATAGTCATCACCGGGGGGTCATCGCTTCTTCCCGGGATCGCAGAGATCGCAGACCAGATCTTTCAACTGCCCACGCGGATCGGCTATCCCAAAGGGATCACCGGGCTCGTGGACGTGGTCCACAGTCCCATGTACGCAACTGCAGTCGGCCTAGTCCTTTACGGGGCCGAGCACATGCCGTCAAAACAGTTCAGGATTCGGGACGGGAACATCTTCCACCGGGTCAGCAGCCGCATGCGATCCTGGTTCGGCATCTGA
- a CDS encoding FtsQ-type POTRA domain-containing protein — protein MIYGSRQASPRRPGSGRRRLRVFLIIRRVALAILVCLFVAAGAYMAPMLGHWVENLTVFRLTNIHISGNFRVPQDEILAASGLSAGMSTLSIDLSSVAKGVEGHPWIETCTVKRILPDRVEISVKERKPVAVIGTDKLVDRTGRILTSPDPAPDDLPRLTNVSPDEIQNGCLSERWRSALDFISLAASGSKTSGLSSIRSISLEESGGLVVYAGGVDIALLFSPKTDLKEQLKRAERILYQLYVSGNYSRVDSIDLDMGGSRALVRMKD, from the coding sequence GTGATCTACGGGAGCCGCCAGGCATCTCCACGAAGACCGGGATCCGGAAGGCGCCGGCTCCGTGTTTTTCTGATCATTCGACGGGTGGCCCTTGCAATCCTCGTCTGTCTCTTCGTGGCAGCGGGGGCTTATATGGCCCCCATGCTGGGGCACTGGGTGGAGAATCTCACCGTGTTCCGCCTCACAAACATCCACATCTCAGGGAACTTTCGCGTCCCCCAGGACGAGATCCTTGCTGCATCCGGCCTCTCTGCCGGCATGAGCACCCTTTCGATCGACCTCTCCTCTGTTGCAAAAGGGGTCGAAGGGCACCCGTGGATCGAGACATGCACGGTCAAGAGGATCCTCCCTGACCGTGTCGAGATCTCGGTCAAGGAGCGCAAACCCGTGGCCGTCATTGGGACGGATAAACTGGTGGATCGGACGGGCCGCATCCTCACGTCGCCCGACCCTGCCCCGGATGATCTGCCTCGGCTCACGAACGTCTCCCCGGATGAGATCCAAAACGGTTGCCTATCGGAGAGATGGCGCAGCGCCCTCGATTTCATCTCCCTTGCCGCATCCGGGTCCAAGACCAGCGGGCTCTCCTCCATTAGATCTATCAGCCTTGAAGAATCCGGAGGGCTGGTGGTATATGCAGGCGGAGTGGATATCGCGCTCCTTTTTTCCCCAAAAACCGACCTGAAGGAACAACTCAAGAGGGCAGAAAGGATCCTCTATCAACTTTACGTCTCTGGGAACTACTCCCGGGTGGATTCCATCGATCTGGACATGGGCGGCAGCCGTGCACTTGTCCGCATGAAGGACTGA
- the murB gene encoding UDP-N-acetylmuramate dehydrogenase yields MSIPDPPPIQDLAIQRDCGLFRLTTFRIGGRADVYRPATIKATEQTLRHFAKAGLPYRVLGRGSNLLVEEGHHPPLLSLERLTALEWERLDGSRFRVTVGAGCSLPFLIAWSVRAGLTGLEPFAGIPASMGGAVAVNAGTRDRSICDITESVLLTSSEGSAWVPAKDLKYGYRKTGLPADTVVTGVRILLAPGNRKEILATIKKVMKRRVSTQPIGRPSAGCIFKNPPEGPAGWFIDQTGLKGMRVGGAEVSRRHGNFIVNQDGATFSDVMNLMQLVHRKVHDEHGIVLEPEVEVWRAVS; encoded by the coding sequence GTGTCCATCCCTGACCCCCCTCCTATTCAAGACCTCGCCATCCAGCGGGATTGCGGACTCTTTCGCCTCACCACCTTCCGCATCGGGGGTAGGGCAGACGTATATCGTCCCGCGACCATCAAGGCGACCGAACAGACACTGCGCCATTTTGCAAAAGCGGGCTTACCATATCGTGTCCTCGGACGGGGGAGCAATCTCCTTGTGGAGGAGGGGCATCATCCCCCCCTCCTCTCGCTCGAGAGGCTCACAGCCCTTGAATGGGAAAGGCTCGATGGATCGCGGTTCCGTGTGACTGTGGGAGCGGGATGCAGCCTCCCCTTCCTGATTGCGTGGTCTGTCCGGGCAGGGCTCACAGGACTTGAACCCTTTGCAGGGATCCCAGCGAGCATGGGCGGTGCGGTTGCCGTGAACGCAGGGACCCGTGACAGGTCCATCTGCGACATCACGGAATCCGTCCTGCTGACCAGTTCTGAAGGAAGCGCATGGGTCCCTGCTAAGGACTTGAAGTACGGATACAGAAAAACAGGGCTCCCTGCGGACACCGTGGTCACTGGGGTTCGAATACTTCTTGCCCCAGGAAACAGGAAGGAGATCCTCGCCACCATCAAAAAGGTCATGAAAAGGCGGGTATCCACCCAGCCCATCGGCAGGCCCAGCGCCGGCTGCATCTTCAAGAATCCACCAGAAGGACCGGCAGGTTGGTTCATAGATCAGACTGGCCTCAAGGGCATGCGTGTTGGAGGGGCGGAGGTCTCCAGGCGACACGGCAACTTCATCGTCAATCAGGACGGTGCCACCTTTTCGGACGTAATGAACCTCATGCAACTAGTCCACCGAAAGGTCCACGATGAGCACGGCATCGTGCTCGAACCGGAGGTCGAGGTGTGGAGGGCCGTTTCGTGA
- the murC gene encoding UDP-N-acetylmuramate--L-alanine ligase — MYKKQHIHFVGIGGIGMSGIAHVLLELGYTVSGSDLRENDATRRLERLGGRIWRGHEAGHVKGADVVVVSSAVKEDNPEIQAAIEAGIPVIPRAEMLAGLMRLKKYGIAVAGAHGKTSTTSMTASVLRAGGLDPTMIIGGMVKAFGTNACWGNGDFLVAEADESDGSFLRLCPCIAVVTNIDREHLDHYRDLQDIQKAFVEFLERIPFYGISILCGDDPILASDVLPRLPGRVMTYGTRPCLDLTAQGIAFDGMRSSYTAYLRDRPIGEIRLRVPGIHHVRNSLAALAVGLELDIPFSSIQKGLADYEGVGRRFEVLGEPQGILVVDDYAHHPTEIKATLAAARGCWPDRRIIALFEPHRYTRTSALMEEFATAFADADELWITEIYPASERPIVGVSGERLARRIREVGNRPVHYAPTCQDLLYEASVSLAPGDVVFTLGAGSIGALGPKLISLLNQRERATCVHP; from the coding sequence ATGTATAAAAAACAACATATCCATTTTGTTGGTATCGGTGGCATTGGAATGAGCGGGATCGCCCACGTCCTGCTCGAACTTGGGTACACGGTGAGCGGCTCGGATCTCAGGGAAAACGACGCAACGCGCCGACTCGAACGCCTCGGTGGCCGAATATGGCGGGGACACGAGGCAGGGCATGTGAAAGGCGCGGACGTGGTCGTCGTATCCTCTGCTGTAAAGGAGGACAATCCTGAGATCCAGGCGGCCATTGAGGCGGGTATTCCGGTGATCCCCCGCGCAGAGATGCTCGCCGGGCTCATGCGGCTCAAGAAATATGGGATAGCAGTGGCCGGTGCCCACGGAAAGACGAGCACCACCTCCATGACGGCTTCAGTACTGCGTGCAGGCGGACTTGACCCAACGATGATCATTGGAGGCATGGTCAAGGCCTTCGGGACCAATGCCTGCTGGGGAAACGGCGATTTCCTCGTGGCCGAGGCGGATGAAAGCGACGGAAGTTTTCTGCGCCTGTGCCCGTGCATCGCCGTGGTCACCAACATCGACCGGGAGCACCTGGACCACTACAGAGACCTTCAGGATATCCAAAAGGCGTTTGTGGAGTTTCTCGAAAGGATACCCTTCTACGGGATCTCCATCCTCTGCGGCGACGATCCGATCCTCGCTTCCGACGTCCTTCCCCGGCTCCCGGGCAGGGTGATGACCTACGGAACACGCCCCTGCCTGGATTTGACTGCCCAGGGAATCGCCTTTGACGGGATGCGGTCCTCCTACACGGCATACCTTCGGGATAGGCCCATCGGGGAGATCCGCCTCAGGGTCCCTGGGATCCATCACGTCCGGAACTCCCTTGCGGCCTTGGCCGTCGGTCTCGAGCTCGACATCCCCTTTTCCTCCATACAGAAAGGGCTCGCGGACTACGAAGGCGTGGGAAGAAGGTTTGAGGTACTGGGAGAGCCACAGGGGATCCTGGTCGTGGATGACTATGCCCATCACCCCACGGAGATCAAGGCGACCCTTGCGGCCGCGCGCGGCTGCTGGCCGGACAGGAGGATCATCGCCCTCTTTGAACCCCACCGGTACACGAGGACGAGCGCCCTTATGGAAGAATTCGCCACGGCCTTTGCCGATGCGGACGAACTCTGGATCACAGAGATCTATCCCGCAAGTGAAAGGCCCATCGTGGGCGTGAGCGGGGAACGGCTTGCCAGACGTATCCGGGAGGTGGGAAACAGACCGGTCCACTACGCCCCGACCTGCCAGGACCTCCTTTACGAGGCATCCGTCTCGCTTGCGCCAGGGGACGTGGTCTTTACCTTGGGAGCCGGGTCCATCGGTGCCCTCGGTCCTAAATTGATCTCCCTTCTAAATCAGCGAGAGAGAGCGACCTGTGTCCATCCCTGA